ATACTCTGGCGGGTAATAATATCTCTAGAGCGCAAACCTTTGCGGATAGCTTCTACTAAAAAGAAAGCTGATGTTTCCGTACTTTCTGCCTTCTCTTCATCCTCTGCTGCCATCGTTGAAGAATAGGGTAAACTCATCCCCATCGCTTCAAAAGCCGAAGACATGGTGTTAGCCGTAAACATTCCTCCACAGGAACCAGCCCCAGGACAGGCTTGACGTTCCACATTCATCAATTCTTCATCATCGATCTTGCCAGCGCTGTGTTGACCGACGGCTTCAAAGGAACTGACAACGGTTAGATCTTTACCGTTATAATGTCCTGGTTTGATTGTACCACCATAGACAAAAATAGCGGGAATATTCATCCGAGCGATCGCAATCATCGCCCCTGGCATATTCTTATCACAACCACCGATAGCCAGGACTCCATCCATACTCTGTCCGTTACAAGCAGTTTCAATGGAGTCTGCAATTACCTCGCGGGAAACCAGGGAATACTTCATCCCCTCCGTACCCATCGAAATGCCATCGCTGATGGTAATTGTCCCAAACATTTGGGGCATAGAACCCGCTTGACGCAACGCGGATTCAGCGCGCTGGGCTAAGACATTAATCCCCATATTACAGGGAGTAATGGTACTATAGCCATTAGCCAAGCCTACAATCGGTTTTTTAAAGTCTGCATCAGTAAAACCCGTAGCTCTGAGCATAGCGCGGTTAGGCGATCGCTGTACTCCTTGAGTAACTACTTGGCTTCTTTGGTTTAAGTTGTCTGGCATTGAGCGTGTCTCCTGCGGATACCCCTTACAATTGTCTCAAATTCAGCGAATCTTAGCGCGACTACTCACAAGTCAAAAGTCAAAAGTACGGGCGCAATGCATTGCGCCCGTACATATAGCTAAAGCCAGAGGATTGGAGTCATGAGAAATATTTAGTTTTTCCTCACACAACAGTGACATAGTAATTAAAACTTTTGGTAACTTTTCCGCGATCGCCTATCGTATTGATGTAGAAAACTAGTATAGTCTCGGCTACCTCAAAAGTATATGAATTCCCGCAGAGCGATCGCCTTTTTTACAATTACTGCTTCAACTTTGATTAGTCAAATTTCCCTGGCTGAAACTAAAATTGGGACTTCTGGTAACGTTAAAGCAGAAATATCATATCAAGAAAAACCTCAGTATGAATATCAGGTACATTTAAAAATATTTAGAGGTGGCAAAAAACTTCTAGATATACATGAACCGCAAAAAGATGTTTCAGATAAACCAGTCGTTGGCATCGATCCAGATAATAAGTTACCCGTACTCGATCTAGATGGAAATAAGGAACCAGAAGTTATAGCTGATTTCTTTACCGGTGGCGCGCATTGCTGTACATATTCTTTAATCTATCGCTACCAATCTAAAGAGAAACGATACACTGTAAAACGTTTTGATTGGGGAAATGTGGGTTATGAATTAAAAGATTTAAACAACGATAAATTACCAGAATTTAGAAGTGCTGATGACCGATTTGCCTATGCTTTTGCAAGCTATGCTGCTTCTGGATTTCCTTTGCAAATCTGGCAATATCGTCAAGGAAAAATGATTGATGTCACCCGTAAATATCCTAAATTAATTAGGGCTAATGCTTTAGAACTTTGGCAATCTTATCAACAAGCAAAGAAAGAAGATGGAGAAGTAAAGGGATTGCTAACGGCGTATTTAGCTGATAAATATTTATTAGGAGAAAGTGTCGATGGCTGGAAACGAGTCAAGCAAGTATATAAAGCCAGCGATCGCGACCAGTATTTCGCCGCAGTTCGCAAGTTTTTGGGGGAAACAGGTTATTTAAAAGTCAGAAGTTAGAAGTCAGAAGTCAGAAGTAAATATTGATGATATGAAGGATTTTAGCGTTTGAAAATGCCCTAATCTTTAGTTTAATTGCTCTAAATGCAAACTCTGCTTAATATATTTTTAGCTTCCCGATGTCCGTTGTGCGATCGCTCCGCAAATAAACTACTTTGTCAGTATTGCGAAAAGCAGTTAGAATCCTGTCAGCTAGAAAACCCCCAAGAACTCTGGAAAGGGAATTTACCAGTATTTGTCTGGGGAAACTACGAAGGTGCTTTAAAAAGGGCGATCGCTTCCCTCAAGTATGACAATAAACCAGAAATAGGGCAACTTCTGGGAGAATGGCTGGGAAGATCTTGGTTAAACAGCAATTTACAGAAAAGCAAACAGAAACTAGTAGTAGTCCCAATTCCCCTCCACTCCGATAAACTGCGTCAAAGAGGTTATAACCAAGCAGCCATAATTGCTGATACTTTCGCTCAAATTACCCGTTTACCTTATAAGGAGCGAGGATTAATCAGAAACAGAGATACTAAAGCTCAATTTGGTTTATCTATAGCCCAAAGACAAGATAATCTAGCAAATGCTTTTAGTTTAGGGAAAGATTTCCAGAAATTGCCCGTAGGAACCCAAGTTTTACTCATTGATGATATTTATACTACAGGCGCTACCACTCAAGCTGCTGCCCAGATCTTGAGACAGTCGGGGATTACCGTATTAGGATTGGGGGCGATCGCTACTCCGCAAAAGCCACCAAAAGATACCCAACCGTGATTACAATCTAAATGGGAAAAACCTCATTTTTCCAAACTTAAGAGAAGTGAGACTTAAAACTAAATCAATTCCCAAATCTGCGTTGAGCAAAAGTCTTATGAGTAGCGTCGTTCAATCTCCCTATACCCGTGAGCAAAT
The nucleotide sequence above comes from Merismopedia glauca CCAP 1448/3. Encoded proteins:
- a CDS encoding ComF family protein, with the protein product MQTLLNIFLASRCPLCDRSANKLLCQYCEKQLESCQLENPQELWKGNLPVFVWGNYEGALKRAIASLKYDNKPEIGQLLGEWLGRSWLNSNLQKSKQKLVVVPIPLHSDKLRQRGYNQAAIIADTFAQITRLPYKERGLIRNRDTKAQFGLSIAQRQDNLANAFSLGKDFQKLPVGTQVLLIDDIYTTGATTQAAAQILRQSGITVLGLGAIATPQKPPKDTQP